One stretch of Streptomyces peucetius DNA includes these proteins:
- a CDS encoding glucosyl-3-phosphoglycerate synthase, whose product MLDEVARWLSRRSWSASDRSLDRLISAKVRQGTTVSAVLPALNEEATVGDIVTIIRRELMENVPLVDELVVIDSASSDRTSEVAAAAGARVVHRDSILPGLPAVAGKGEVLWRSLMVTGGDIVCFCDSDLRDFSPDFVSGIVGPLLTEPEVQFVKAMYDRPLGGGAAPGPDGVPAQGGRVTELVARPLLNLHWPQLAGFVQPLGGEYAARRSLLERLPFPVGYGVELGLLIDSLNLVGLDALAQVDVGTRKHRHQDGQALGRMAATIYRTAQLRLSRPHLVRPSITQFDRVGNGFAPRTYRVDTEERPPMLEIGEYAARRAA is encoded by the coding sequence GTGCTCGATGAGGTGGCCCGCTGGCTGAGCCGGCGCTCCTGGTCCGCGTCCGACCGCTCCCTCGACCGGCTGATATCCGCCAAGGTCAGACAGGGAACGACGGTCAGTGCCGTCCTTCCCGCGCTGAACGAGGAGGCGACGGTCGGCGACATCGTCACGATCATCCGCCGAGAGCTGATGGAGAACGTCCCGCTCGTCGACGAGCTGGTCGTGATCGACTCCGCCTCCAGCGACCGCACGTCCGAGGTGGCCGCGGCCGCGGGGGCCCGGGTGGTGCACCGCGACTCGATCCTGCCCGGCCTGCCCGCCGTGGCCGGCAAGGGCGAGGTGCTGTGGCGGTCGCTGATGGTGACCGGCGGCGACATCGTCTGCTTCTGCGACTCGGACCTGCGCGACTTCTCGCCCGACTTCGTCTCCGGCATCGTCGGACCGCTGCTGACCGAGCCGGAGGTCCAGTTCGTCAAGGCGATGTACGACCGCCCCCTCGGCGGCGGCGCCGCACCCGGCCCCGACGGTGTCCCCGCCCAGGGCGGCCGGGTGACCGAGCTGGTGGCGCGGCCGCTGCTCAATCTGCACTGGCCGCAGCTCGCCGGATTCGTCCAGCCGCTCGGCGGCGAGTACGCGGCACGCCGCTCGCTGCTGGAACGGCTCCCGTTCCCGGTCGGGTACGGCGTGGAGCTGGGACTGCTGATCGACTCGCTGAACCTGGTCGGCCTCGACGCGTTGGCCCAGGTCGACGTCGGCACCCGCAAGCACCGCCATCAGGACGGACAGGCGCTCGGCAGAATGGCCGCGACGATCTACCGCACGGCGCAACTCCGGTTGTCCCGGCCGCACTTGGTACGGCCGTCGATCACCCAGTTCGATCGGGTGGGGAACGGCTTCGCCCCGCGGACCTACCGGGTGGACACCGAGGAGCGGCCGCCGATGCTCGAGATCGGTGAGTACGCGGCGCGTCGCGCGGCATAA
- a CDS encoding FG-GAP-like repeat-containing protein, translating into MLRQHRHTRAATTAAVTLAAVAAGALGAAPAQAVVGTPVANGQLTFAAQIDVGGERGCSGVLVDPQWVLTAASCFAANPADTSDVVAGAPSLKTVVTVGRTDLNATGGHVSEVAELIPRTDRDLVMARLATAATGVAPIALATGEPAAGERLRVAGFGRTADQWVPDRLRSGTYTVSSVTDTSLNLAADEGSSICMGDTGGPAFRERNGAFELVALNSRSWQGGCFASKETRTGAVDTRVDDINPWIQQVRSLPQGSTPLAGDFDGDGKADFGAMTGYARTPDGRNHTALWNLVSDGSGLAEPRTAWDSGTGSWNRDSTKPVTGDFNGDGKTDVAALYDYGRSADGRNRTGLWTFLGNGSGFAAPTKVWESGATSWSWDAGKPVAGDFNGDGRTDLGVLYRYAQTSDGRNHTGLWTFLSNGTGFAAPTKVWDSGAGSWNWDAGKPVAGDFNGDGRTDLGVLYRYAQTSDGRNHTGLWTFLSNGTGFAAPTKVWDSGTGSWNWESSKPVAGDFNGDGKADVAVFYDYGRSAEGLNRTGLWSFLSNGPGFAAPARVWDSTTSWSWDATDPVAADFTGDGKADLGVLYRYSPTADGRNRIGVWSFTSNGPGFAAPVRHWDSRL; encoded by the coding sequence ATGCTGAGACAACACAGACACACCCGTGCAGCCACGACGGCCGCGGTCACGCTCGCCGCCGTCGCGGCGGGCGCGCTGGGCGCCGCCCCCGCGCAGGCGGTGGTCGGCACTCCGGTCGCGAACGGTCAACTCACGTTCGCCGCACAGATCGACGTCGGGGGCGAGCGCGGCTGCTCCGGTGTCCTGGTGGACCCGCAGTGGGTCCTCACCGCCGCCTCCTGCTTCGCCGCGAACCCGGCGGACACCTCCGACGTCGTGGCCGGCGCGCCGTCACTGAAGACGGTCGTCACCGTGGGCCGCACCGACCTGAACGCCACGGGCGGGCACGTCAGCGAGGTCGCCGAGCTGATCCCGCGTACGGACCGCGACCTGGTGATGGCCCGTCTCGCCACTGCCGCCACCGGTGTCGCCCCGATCGCGCTCGCCACCGGTGAACCCGCCGCGGGTGAGCGGCTGCGGGTGGCCGGCTTCGGCCGCACCGCCGACCAGTGGGTGCCCGACCGTCTGCGCAGCGGCACGTACACCGTCTCCTCCGTGACGGACACCTCGCTGAACCTCGCGGCGGACGAGGGTTCGAGCATCTGCATGGGCGACACCGGCGGCCCGGCGTTCCGTGAGCGGAACGGGGCCTTCGAGTTGGTCGCCCTCAACAGCCGGTCCTGGCAAGGCGGCTGCTTCGCTTCCAAGGAGACCCGCACCGGGGCCGTGGACACCCGGGTGGACGACATCAACCCCTGGATCCAGCAGGTCCGTTCCCTGCCGCAGGGGAGCACTCCGCTGGCCGGTGACTTCGACGGCGACGGCAAGGCGGACTTCGGTGCGATGACCGGCTACGCCAGGACGCCGGACGGCCGGAACCACACCGCGCTGTGGAACCTGGTCAGCGACGGCAGCGGCCTCGCGGAGCCGCGGACCGCCTGGGACAGCGGAACCGGCAGCTGGAACCGGGACTCCACCAAGCCGGTCACCGGCGACTTCAACGGCGACGGCAAGACCGACGTGGCGGCCTTGTACGACTACGGCAGGAGCGCGGACGGCCGCAACCGGACTGGCCTGTGGACCTTCCTGGGCAACGGCAGCGGCTTCGCCGCCCCCACCAAGGTCTGGGAGAGCGGAGCAACGAGCTGGAGCTGGGACGCCGGCAAGCCCGTGGCCGGTGACTTCAACGGCGACGGCAGGACCGACCTCGGCGTCCTGTACCGCTACGCCCAGACCTCCGACGGCCGCAACCACACCGGCCTGTGGACCTTCCTCAGCAACGGCACCGGCTTCGCCGCCCCCACCAAGGTCTGGGACAGCGGAGCCGGCAGCTGGAACTGGGACGCCGGCAAGCCCGTGGCCGGCGACTTCAACGGCGACGGCAGGACCGACCTCGGCGTCCTGTACCGCTACGCCCAGACCTCCGACGGCCGCAACCACACCGGCCTGTGGACCTTCCTCAGCAACGGCACCGGCTTCGCCGCCCCCACCAAGGTCTGGGACAGCGGAACCGGCAGCTGGAACTGGGAGTCCAGCAAGCCCGTCGCCGGCGACTTCAACGGCGACGGCAAGGCCGACGTCGCGGTCTTCTACGACTACGGCAGGAGCGCGGAGGGCCTCAACCGGACCGGCCTGTGGAGCTTCCTGAGCAACGGCCCCGGCTTCGCCGCCCCCGCCAGGGTCTGGGACAGCACCACCAGCTGGAGCTGGGACGCCACCGACCCGGTCGCCGCTGACTTCACCGGCGACGGCAAGGCGGACCTGGGTGTGCTCTACCGGTACTCCCCGACCGCGGACGGCAGGAACCGGATCGGCGTCTGGTCGTTCACGAGCAACGGCCCGGGCTTCGCCGCCCCGGTGCGGCACTGGGACAGCAGGCTCTAG
- a CDS encoding alpha,alpha-trehalose-phosphate synthase (UDP-forming) — MVSDAAQILVASNRGPVSYALNDNGELDARRGGGGLVSGLSAIGSNARSTWVCAALGDGDREAVRRGVGEPGVRMLDIPAAVHHDAYNGIANSVLWFVHHMLYQTPMEPVFGQEFRRQWGAYRLYNRAFAEALAAEAADDAAVLVQDYHLALVPGMLRELRPDLRIGHFSHTPWAPPEYFAMLPGDVAEELLLGMLGADRLGFLTKRWLRAFQGCAASVLAPYDGTSVWPKDNEPAFEFRIEGRGRHRTRLGVHGLGADGDFLRERAAKPDVEEHLAALRAQVGEGRRTIVRVDRTELSKNIVRGLLAYRELLEERPEWRERVVHIALAYPSRQDLAVYREYTAEVSRLAEEINAQYGTDAWTPVVVHVKDDFARSLAAYRMADVALVNPIRDGMNLVAKEVPVVTDLGCALVLSREAGAHEELAHDAITVNPYDVSGTAAALHEALTMSADERADRSKRLAAAATALPPRQWFLDQLDALRESA, encoded by the coding sequence ATGGTCTCCGACGCAGCCCAGATTCTCGTCGCGTCCAACCGCGGCCCCGTCTCGTACGCGCTGAACGACAACGGAGAGCTCGACGCCCGCCGCGGTGGAGGAGGTCTCGTCTCCGGCCTGTCGGCCATCGGCTCGAACGCCCGGTCGACATGGGTGTGCGCAGCCCTCGGCGACGGTGACCGCGAGGCCGTGCGACGCGGCGTCGGGGAACCGGGCGTACGGATGCTCGACATCCCCGCGGCCGTCCACCACGACGCGTACAACGGCATCGCCAACTCGGTGCTGTGGTTCGTCCACCACATGCTGTACCAGACGCCCATGGAGCCCGTGTTCGGCCAGGAGTTTCGGCGGCAGTGGGGCGCGTACCGGCTCTACAACCGGGCGTTCGCGGAGGCGCTCGCCGCGGAGGCGGCCGACGACGCGGCGGTGCTGGTCCAGGACTACCACCTCGCGCTGGTGCCGGGGATGCTCCGGGAACTCCGCCCCGACCTGCGGATCGGGCACTTCTCGCACACCCCGTGGGCGCCCCCGGAGTACTTCGCGATGCTCCCCGGCGACGTCGCGGAGGAGCTGCTGCTCGGGATGCTCGGCGCGGACCGGCTCGGGTTCCTGACCAAGCGCTGGCTGCGCGCGTTCCAGGGCTGCGCCGCGAGCGTACTGGCGCCGTACGACGGGACGTCGGTGTGGCCGAAGGACAACGAGCCGGCGTTCGAGTTCCGGATCGAGGGCCGCGGGCGCCACCGGACCCGGCTCGGGGTGCACGGGCTCGGCGCCGACGGCGACTTCCTGCGCGAGCGTGCCGCGAAGCCCGACGTCGAGGAGCACCTGGCGGCCCTGCGCGCCCAGGTGGGCGAGGGCCGGCGGACGATCGTCCGCGTCGACCGTACGGAACTGTCCAAGAACATCGTGCGCGGCCTGCTGGCCTACCGGGAGCTGCTGGAGGAGCGCCCCGAGTGGCGCGAACGCGTCGTGCACATCGCGCTCGCCTACCCATCGCGCCAGGATCTCGCGGTCTACCGCGAATACACGGCCGAGGTCTCCCGCCTCGCCGAAGAGATCAACGCGCAGTACGGCACGGACGCCTGGACGCCCGTAGTCGTTCACGTGAAGGACGACTTCGCCCGCTCACTGGCCGCGTACCGAATGGCCGACGTGGCGCTGGTCAACCCGATCAGGGACGGTATGAACCTGGTCGCCAAGGAGGTCCCCGTCGTCACCGACCTCGGCTGCGCCCTGGTGCTGTCGCGGGAGGCAGGCGCCCACGAGGAGCTCGCCCACGACGCCATCACCGTCAACCCGTACGACGTGAGCGGCACCGCGGCCGCGCTGCACGAGGCACTGACGATGTCCGCGGACGAGCGGGCCGACCGGTCCAAGCGGCTGGCGGCGGCAGCGACCGCGCTGCCGCCGCGGCAGTGGTTCCTCGACCAGTTGGACGCGCTGCGCGAGAGCGCCTAG
- the otsB gene encoding trehalose-phosphatase, whose translation MGSSPYADASDSLPTPSTPAGRDGLAALLERPGRAVIALDFDGTLAEIVPDPEQARAHERAVPALAALAPKVASVAVITGRPAGVAVRYGGFAGVEGLDRLVVLGHYGAERWDAVTGSVRAPAPDPGVAAARAELPGFLDGIGAWHGTWIEEKGRAVAVHTRRAADPQAAFDALREPLAALASRHGLILEPGRMVLELRPPGVDKGVALSEYVREVGAEVVLYAGDDLGDLAAYAAVDKLRSDGLSGLLVCSGSEVTELAERADLLLPGPAQLSDFLAALARRL comes from the coding sequence ATGGGCAGCTCCCCGTATGCAGACGCCAGTGACTCCCTGCCGACGCCGTCCACCCCCGCAGGCCGGGATGGCCTCGCGGCACTCCTCGAACGGCCCGGCAGAGCCGTGATCGCCCTCGACTTCGACGGCACGCTCGCCGAGATCGTGCCCGACCCCGAGCAGGCGCGCGCCCATGAGCGTGCCGTCCCCGCGCTCGCCGCGCTCGCGCCGAAGGTCGCCTCCGTCGCGGTGATCACCGGCCGCCCGGCCGGGGTCGCCGTCCGGTACGGCGGCTTCGCCGGTGTCGAGGGCCTGGACCGCCTCGTCGTCCTCGGCCACTACGGCGCGGAACGCTGGGACGCCGTGACCGGCTCCGTACGGGCGCCGGCCCCCGACCCGGGGGTCGCGGCCGCGCGCGCCGAACTCCCCGGCTTCCTCGACGGCATCGGCGCCTGGCACGGCACCTGGATCGAGGAGAAGGGCCGTGCCGTCGCGGTGCACACCCGCCGCGCCGCGGACCCGCAGGCCGCCTTCGACGCCCTGCGCGAGCCCCTGGCGGCGCTCGCCTCCCGGCACGGCCTGATCCTGGAGCCGGGGCGCATGGTCCTGGAACTGCGCCCGCCGGGCGTGGACAAGGGCGTGGCCCTGTCCGAGTACGTACGCGAGGTCGGCGCGGAGGTCGTGCTGTACGCCGGGGACGACCTCGGCGATCTCGCCGCGTACGCCGCCGTCGACAAGCTCCGCTCCGACGGCCTGTCCGGGCTGCTGGTGTGCAGCGGCAGCGAGGTCACCGAACTCGCCGAGCGCGCGGACCTGTTGCTGCCGGGCCCGGCGCAGCTGTCGGACTTCCTGGCGGCCCTGGCGCGGCGCCTCTAG
- a CDS encoding DUF3263 domain-containing protein: MTEDQGSDDERTGATGATGGPDDDRPDDQELSGRDRAVLAMERRSWRGPGAKERAIREQLDISPVRYYQLLNALLDDPRALAHDPVTVNRLRRVRDARRSRR, from the coding sequence ATGACCGAGGACCAGGGATCTGACGACGAGCGCACCGGCGCCACCGGCGCCACCGGCGGCCCTGACGACGACCGCCCCGACGATCAGGAGCTGTCCGGGCGGGACCGGGCCGTTCTGGCCATGGAGCGGCGTTCCTGGCGCGGCCCCGGGGCCAAGGAGCGGGCCATCAGGGAGCAGCTCGACATCTCCCCGGTCCGCTACTACCAGCTGCTCAACGCCCTCCTCGACGACCCGCGCGCCCTCGCCCACGACCCGGTCACCGTCAACAGGCTTCGTCGTGTGAGGGACGCGAGGAGAAGTCGCCGCTAG
- a CDS encoding extracellular solute-binding protein: MQRRFLGLTAAVAALGMTVSLAGCGTTSGSGDDVTLKLVAADYDVAGGESSKKYWADLTAAFEAENPGIDVDVQIESWNDVDRKVAEMVKAGEAPDIAQIGAYADYAAAGKLYSADQMLSIPVHSNFLPPLTEAGEMKRTLYGLPFVASTRLLFYNKELFEDAGITSAPETWEELKEDAEQLKLNTDVAYPFALPLGPEEAQAETMMWLLSGGGGYTDELGRYAIDSPQNIKTFEWLKENLVEEELTGPIAPGKLNRKDAFAAFTRGEVGMLNGHPSLLQAAKKTGIDVGTVALPGKDGPAETAMGVADWIMGFKQNGHRKEIGTFLNFLFTDQNVLEFAGQNDLLPVTVSAQETMRNDKEHADLKEFLEVLPGSVLPPVGKTSWASASEDIKKNIGEAVGPGGSPARTLSRISQDARAAEAAE; this comes from the coding sequence GTGCAGCGGCGCTTCTTGGGTCTGACCGCGGCAGTCGCCGCACTCGGAATGACGGTGTCGCTCGCGGGATGCGGCACCACCAGCGGCTCCGGTGACGACGTCACCCTCAAGCTGGTTGCCGCGGACTACGACGTCGCCGGCGGCGAGAGCAGCAAGAAGTACTGGGCCGACCTGACGGCCGCGTTCGAGGCCGAGAACCCCGGCATCGACGTCGACGTCCAGATCGAGTCGTGGAACGACGTGGACCGCAAGGTCGCCGAGATGGTCAAGGCCGGTGAGGCCCCCGACATCGCCCAGATCGGCGCCTATGCCGACTACGCGGCGGCCGGCAAGCTGTACTCCGCCGACCAGATGCTCTCCATACCCGTCCACTCCAACTTCCTTCCCCCGCTCACCGAGGCGGGCGAGATGAAGCGCACGCTCTACGGTCTGCCGTTCGTCGCCTCCACCCGGCTGCTCTTCTACAACAAGGAGCTGTTCGAGGACGCGGGGATCACCAGCGCTCCCGAGACGTGGGAGGAGCTGAAGGAGGACGCGGAGCAGCTGAAGCTGAACACCGACGTCGCCTACCCCTTCGCTCTGCCGCTCGGTCCCGAGGAGGCCCAGGCGGAGACGATGATGTGGTTGCTCAGCGGCGGTGGTGGTTACACCGACGAGCTCGGCAGGTACGCGATCGACTCCCCGCAGAACATCAAGACCTTCGAGTGGCTGAAGGAGAACCTGGTCGAAGAGGAGCTCACCGGCCCGATCGCCCCCGGCAAGCTCAACCGCAAGGACGCCTTCGCCGCCTTCACGCGCGGTGAGGTCGGCATGCTCAACGGCCACCCGTCGCTCCTGCAGGCTGCGAAGAAGACGGGGATCGACGTCGGCACGGTGGCGCTGCCCGGCAAGGACGGCCCGGCCGAGACGGCGATGGGTGTCGCCGACTGGATCATGGGCTTCAAGCAGAACGGTCACCGCAAGGAGATCGGTACCTTCCTCAACTTCCTCTTCACCGACCAGAACGTCCTGGAGTTCGCCGGGCAGAACGATCTGTTGCCGGTGACGGTCTCCGCACAGGAGACGATGAGGAACGACAAGGAGCACGCGGACCTCAAGGAGTTCCTGGAGGTGCTGCCGGGTTCCGTACTGCCGCCGGTGGGCAAGACGTCGTGGGCCTCGGCGAGCGAGGACATCAAGAAGAACATCGGCGAGGCCGTGGGACCGGGCGGCAGTCCCGCCCGCACGCTGAGCCGGATCTCGCAGGACGCCAGGGCGGCCGAAGCCGCGGAGTAG
- a CDS encoding SIS domain-containing protein, whose amino-acid sequence MSRTAAEIATQPACWRRAAEAAAAFEGLPRPGERVAVTGCGTSWFMALAYAALREGAGLGETDAFAASEFPAGRVYDRVVAITRSGTTTEVLGLLTRLKDRVPTLALTAGPATPVVDAADAVAVLDWADEESVVQTRFATTALAFLRAGLGELPGVKPVAEAAVDAELALTEPLPEAVVTAEQWTFLGQGWTYGLALEAGLKMREAAGAWTEAYPAMEYRHGPVAITRPGRVTWVLGALPEGLAGDVARAGGTLVARQDADPLADLIRAQRLAVTLAESQALDPDHPRHLTRSVILP is encoded by the coding sequence ATGTCGCGTACCGCAGCAGAGATAGCCACGCAGCCCGCCTGCTGGCGCCGGGCGGCCGAGGCCGCCGCGGCTTTCGAGGGGCTGCCCCGGCCGGGCGAGCGGGTCGCCGTCACCGGCTGCGGGACGTCGTGGTTCATGGCGCTCGCGTACGCCGCGCTGCGGGAGGGGGCGGGGCTCGGCGAGACCGACGCGTTCGCCGCGTCGGAGTTCCCGGCGGGCCGTGTGTACGACCGGGTGGTCGCGATCACCCGGTCCGGTACGACGACCGAGGTCCTCGGCCTGCTCACCCGACTCAAGGACCGGGTGCCCACCCTCGCGCTGACCGCCGGCCCCGCGACGCCGGTCGTGGACGCGGCCGACGCGGTGGCGGTACTGGACTGGGCGGACGAGGAGTCGGTCGTCCAGACGCGCTTCGCGACGACGGCCCTCGCGTTCCTGCGGGCCGGGCTCGGGGAGCTGCCCGGCGTGAAGCCGGTCGCCGAGGCGGCGGTGGACGCGGAGCTCGCGCTCACCGAGCCCCTGCCGGAGGCGGTCGTCACCGCCGAGCAGTGGACGTTCCTGGGCCAGGGCTGGACGTACGGGCTGGCGCTCGAGGCCGGCCTGAAGATGCGGGAGGCGGCGGGTGCGTGGACGGAGGCGTACCCGGCGATGGAGTACCGCCACGGCCCGGTCGCGATCACCCGCCCGGGGCGGGTCACGTGGGTCCTCGGCGCGCTCCCGGAGGGCCTGGCGGGCGACGTGGCGCGGGCCGGCGGCACGCTTGTGGCCCGCCAGGACGCGGATCCGCTGGCGGACCTGATCCGCGCGCAGCGCCTCGCGGTGACCCTGGCGGAGTCCCAGGCCCTCGACCCGGACCACCCCCGCCACCTCACGCGCAGCGTGATCCTCCCCTGA
- a CDS encoding ROK family protein yields the protein MRHVIALDVGGTGMKAALVGADGALLYEARRATGRERGADAVVESILGFAEELRAHGRQRFGTAAEAAGVAVPGIVDAEQGVAVYAANLGWRDVPMRELLSRRLGSVPVALGHDVRAGGLAEGRIGAGRGADRFLFVPLGTGIAGAIGIAGTIEAGAHGCAGEIGHVVVRPGGPACGCGQRGCLETLASAAAVTRAWAAATGDPAADAADCAKAVEAGDKTATTVWQEAVDALADGLVMALTLLDPRTLIIGGGLAEAGETLFTPLRAAVAERVTFQKLPTIVPAALGDTAGCLGAGLLAWDLLATEVTA from the coding sequence GTGAGACACGTCATCGCCCTCGATGTGGGCGGCACCGGTATGAAGGCCGCCCTGGTCGGGGCGGACGGCGCGCTGTTGTACGAGGCGCGGCGCGCGACCGGGCGGGAGCGCGGGGCCGACGCCGTCGTCGAGTCGATCCTCGGCTTCGCCGAGGAGCTGCGCGCCCACGGCCGGCAGCGCTTCGGCACGGCCGCAGAGGCCGCCGGCGTCGCCGTGCCCGGCATCGTCGACGCCGAGCAGGGCGTCGCCGTCTACGCCGCCAACCTCGGCTGGCGCGACGTCCCGATGCGGGAGCTGCTGAGCCGCAGGCTCGGCTCGGTCCCCGTGGCCCTCGGTCACGACGTCCGCGCCGGCGGCCTCGCGGAGGGCCGCATCGGGGCGGGCCGCGGCGCCGACCGGTTCCTGTTCGTGCCGCTCGGCACCGGCATCGCCGGCGCGATCGGCATCGCCGGCACCATCGAGGCCGGCGCCCACGGCTGCGCCGGCGAGATCGGCCACGTCGTGGTCCGCCCCGGCGGCCCCGCCTGCGGCTGCGGGCAGCGCGGCTGCCTCGAGACGCTCGCCTCCGCCGCCGCTGTCACCCGGGCCTGGGCCGCCGCGACCGGCGACCCGGCCGCCGACGCCGCCGACTGCGCCAAGGCCGTCGAGGCCGGCGACAAGACGGCGACCACGGTGTGGCAGGAGGCCGTCGACGCGCTCGCCGACGGTCTCGTCATGGCGCTCACCCTCCTGGACCCCCGCACGCTGATCATCGGTGGCGGCCTCGCCGAGGCCGGGGAAACCTTGTTCACACCCCTTCGGGCGGCCGTGGCGGAACGCGTCACGTTCCAGAAGCTGCCCACGATCGTCCCGGCGGCCCTCGGGGACACCGCCGGATGCCTGGGCGCAGGGCTGCTCGCCTGGGATCTACTCGCCACGGAGGTAACCGCCTGA
- the nagA gene encoding N-acetylglucosamine-6-phosphate deacetylase: MAASAARATSTVHARSPHHPKSTVLAGARVVLPTGTVDGGRVVVEGTKIAEEAHADATVHDLSGHWVVPGFVDIHNHGGGGASFTSGSAEDVLRGVMTHRRHGTTTLVASTVTGDMDFLAHRAGFLAELVEQGDLAGIHFEGPFISPCRKGAHSEDLLRDPDPAEVRKLIDAARGTARMVTLATELPGGIDSVRLLAEHGVIAAIGHTDATYEQTREAIEAGATVATHLFNAMPALGHRAPGPIAALLEDERVTVELINDGTHLHPAALELAFRSAGAGRVAFITDAMDAAGFGDGRYQLGPLEVEVKDGVARLVEGDSIAGSTLTLDTAFRRAVTVDRLPVEEVVAAISANPAKLLGVHDRVGSLESGKDADLVVLDAAFGLKGVMRRGEWVVDPQAG, encoded by the coding sequence ATGGCCGCCAGTGCCGCTCGCGCCACGAGCACGGTTCACGCCAGGAGCCCGCACCACCCGAAGAGCACCGTCCTGGCCGGTGCCCGCGTGGTGCTGCCGACGGGAACCGTCGACGGCGGACGGGTCGTCGTCGAGGGCACGAAGATCGCCGAGGAGGCCCACGCCGACGCGACCGTCCACGACCTGTCCGGCCACTGGGTCGTCCCGGGCTTCGTCGACATCCACAACCACGGCGGCGGCGGCGCCTCCTTCACCTCCGGCAGCGCGGAGGACGTGCTGCGGGGCGTGATGACGCACCGCCGGCACGGCACGACGACCCTCGTCGCCTCCACCGTCACCGGCGACATGGACTTCCTTGCCCACCGGGCCGGGTTCCTGGCCGAGCTGGTCGAGCAGGGCGATCTCGCGGGCATCCACTTCGAGGGCCCGTTCATCTCCCCGTGCCGCAAGGGCGCCCACAGCGAGGACCTGCTGCGCGACCCCGACCCGGCCGAGGTCCGCAAGCTGATCGACGCCGCCCGCGGCACCGCCAGGATGGTCACCCTCGCCACCGAACTGCCCGGCGGCATCGACTCCGTACGCCTTCTGGCCGAGCACGGCGTGATCGCCGCGATCGGCCACACGGACGCCACGTACGAGCAGACCCGTGAGGCCATCGAGGCGGGCGCCACGGTCGCCACCCACCTGTTCAACGCGATGCCCGCGCTGGGCCACCGGGCCCCCGGGCCGATCGCCGCGCTGCTCGAGGACGAGCGGGTCACGGTCGAGCTGATCAACGACGGCACGCATCTGCACCCCGCCGCCCTGGAGCTCGCCTTCCGCAGCGCGGGCGCCGGCCGGGTCGCGTTCATCACGGACGCCATGGACGCGGCCGGTTTCGGCGACGGCCGCTACCAGCTGGGCCCCCTCGAGGTCGAGGTCAAGGACGGTGTCGCACGGCTCGTCGAGGGCGACTCCATCGCGGGCTCCACGCTCACGCTGGACACGGCCTTCAGACGTGCCGTCACCGTCGACCGCCTCCCGGTCGAGGAGGTCGTCGCCGCGATCTCCGCCAACCCGGCCAAGCTGCTCGGCGTCCACGACAGGGTCGGCTCGCTGGAGTCCGGCAAGGACGCGGACCTCGTGGTCCTCGACGCCGCCTTCGGTCTCAAGGGCGTCATGCGACGCGGCGAATGGGTGGTCGACCCCCAAGCTGGCTGA
- a CDS encoding 1-phosphofructokinase family hexose kinase, whose protein sequence is MILTVTLNAALDITYKVAALTPHAVHRVGEVTERPGGKGVNVARVLAALGHESVVTGFAGGPTGAVLREMLAPMAPRDAFVEVAGNTRRTLAVADDATGDTTQLNEPGPTVTPGEWTAFLSSYDALLRDAEAVALCGSLPPGIHVGAYAELVRRARASDVPVLLDTSGEPLRRGIAARPDLIKPNADELARLTGSREPLRATRDARRRGAHTVVASLGPDGLLAATPHGTWQATPPERMKGNPTGAGDSAVAGLLSGLVAGLSWPERLSRAVALSAATVLAPAAGEFDAAAYEELVPRVTVVEHPAAAPGR, encoded by the coding sequence GTGATCCTTACGGTCACACTCAACGCCGCCCTCGACATCACGTACAAGGTCGCCGCCCTCACCCCGCACGCCGTCCACCGCGTCGGCGAGGTCACCGAACGCCCCGGCGGCAAGGGCGTCAACGTCGCCCGGGTGCTGGCCGCGCTCGGTCACGAGAGCGTCGTCACCGGCTTCGCCGGCGGGCCGACCGGGGCCGTGCTGCGCGAGATGCTCGCGCCGATGGCACCGCGTGACGCGTTCGTCGAGGTCGCCGGCAACACCCGCCGTACCCTCGCCGTCGCCGACGACGCGACCGGCGACACCACCCAGCTGAACGAGCCGGGCCCGACGGTCACACCCGGCGAGTGGACCGCCTTCCTCTCCTCGTACGACGCGCTCCTGCGCGATGCCGAGGCCGTCGCGCTGTGCGGCAGCCTGCCGCCGGGCATCCACGTCGGCGCGTACGCCGAGCTGGTGCGCCGGGCGCGAGCATCCGACGTGCCGGTGCTGCTCGACACCAGCGGCGAACCACTGCGCCGGGGCATCGCCGCCCGCCCCGATCTCATCAAGCCGAACGCCGACGAACTCGCCCGGCTCACCGGCTCCCGCGAACCGCTGCGCGCCACCCGTGACGCCCGCCGCCGCGGCGCCCACACGGTCGTCGCCTCCCTCGGCCCCGACGGTCTGCTCGCCGCCACCCCGCACGGCACCTGGCAGGCCACCCCGCCCGAACGGATGAAGGGCAATCCGACGGGCGCGGGCGACTCGGCGGTCGCGGGCCTGCTGTCCGGGCTCGTCGCGGGACTGTCCTGGCCGGAGCGCCTGTCACGGGCGGTGGCCCTCTCGGCGGCGACGGTCCTCGCCCCGGCGGCCGGCGAGTTCGACGCCGCGGCCTACGAGGAACTGGTGCCGCGCGTCACGGTCGTCGAACACCCGGCGGCGGCGCCGGGCAGGTGA